Proteins from one Halovivax limisalsi genomic window:
- a CDS encoding DUF7001 family protein: MVDRVRLYAAPTTQADADELASWLRERLSVAFEEPPSVTVEERFLDRYATEDLPREFASARVTSPYDRETGSTMLGIVRYEERALEDPTREGGVLYDGLAVQRALNGRLPENDADLSTAHVVLLDRALGTWGDHDGRWHKRVSVLGQPALCSVPGLYEAPAKPEGYYKEQQKHAMLAGDAPPREVLENQVDGDFLIEDDPRTTDALKGYVLGAVHYLTTGEAFCETEGCRLYNAHYHETLVEAQLRDPAFCPEHARRYDPDGRRTDGSAAE; encoded by the coding sequence ATGGTCGATCGGGTCCGACTCTACGCCGCACCAACGACCCAGGCGGACGCGGACGAGCTGGCGTCGTGGCTCCGCGAACGCCTCTCGGTCGCGTTCGAGGAACCGCCGTCGGTTACCGTCGAAGAGCGGTTCCTGGATCGGTACGCGACCGAGGACCTCCCGCGCGAGTTCGCGAGCGCCAGGGTCACGTCGCCGTACGACCGCGAGACGGGCTCCACCATGCTCGGCATCGTCCGGTACGAGGAACGCGCCCTCGAGGACCCGACCCGCGAGGGCGGCGTCCTCTACGACGGGCTGGCCGTCCAGCGCGCGCTCAACGGACGCCTGCCAGAGAACGACGCCGATCTCTCGACGGCACACGTCGTGTTGCTCGATCGCGCGCTCGGCACCTGGGGCGACCACGACGGGCGCTGGCACAAGCGCGTGAGCGTCCTGGGCCAGCCCGCGCTGTGCTCCGTCCCCGGCCTCTACGAGGCGCCGGCCAAGCCCGAGGGGTACTACAAGGAACAGCAAAAACACGCCATGCTCGCGGGCGACGCGCCGCCCCGCGAAGTCCTCGAGAACCAGGTCGACGGCGACTTTCTGATCGAGGACGACCCCCGGACGACCGACGCGCTCAAGGGGTACGTCCTCGGGGCAGTCCACTACCTGACGACCGGGGAGGCGTTCTGCGAGACCGAGGGCTGTCGGCTTTACAACGCCCACTACCACGAGACGCTCGTCGAAGCGCAACTCCGCGACCCCGCGTTCTGTCCCGAACACGCCAGGCGGTACGACCCTGACGGGAGACGGACAGACGGTTCGGCCGCCGAGTAA
- a CDS encoding SagB/ThcOx family dehydrogenase produces the protein MTDARSFHEATNHHPEDIHAAPDRDSTTRPPPEKRYADRPVVELDGIAPPWSSTLSLLTETRTDPRPDAAGPASDRVDAETVATLCYEASGITSVVERDGAPYAFRAASCTGKLYHVECYVVCGDLDGIDAGVYHFDPTRFGLDAIRTGDVRNALATAVGDPSTGSRPAERVSNAPVTVVTTSHWWRNAWKYADRTYRHAFWDSGTVLANLLAAAHGCSLPADVVAGFADDQVARLLGVDPTEEGPTAVVPIGDGRSAPASTTLEAIDPSIESPTNEAVSVSAIRDAWTASSLTDGSDADEWRDRVRAFRSDPSRGRNGTGSEPVGSRDGHGPPAGDSPAQTASGATDELATGGTTERIDFAPADPATAGAHPFHSVVLRRGSCRDYANDGPTKRQVATVLDRATRGVPGDWNGGNADHLSFLDAYVLATGVEGLPDGSYRYRPATDRLGRLGDVDRETKAHLALDQPWAGDAHVTVYLLADLDAIVDSLGNRGYRLAHLEAGLTLGRLYLATYAHRDLGGLGLTFFDDLVTEHFEPAASGRAPMTSFAFGRRSD, from the coding sequence ATGACCGACGCACGCTCGTTTCACGAGGCGACGAACCACCACCCGGAGGATATCCACGCGGCACCGGATCGAGATTCGACGACTCGACCGCCACCGGAAAAGCGGTACGCGGATCGCCCCGTCGTCGAGCTAGACGGAATCGCACCGCCGTGGAGTTCGACGCTGTCGCTGCTCACCGAGACGCGGACCGACCCGCGTCCAGACGCGGCGGGGCCGGCCTCAGACCGGGTGGACGCCGAGACCGTCGCGACGCTCTGTTACGAGGCGTCCGGGATCACGAGCGTGGTCGAACGGGACGGGGCGCCGTACGCGTTCCGCGCGGCTTCCTGCACCGGCAAGCTCTATCACGTCGAGTGTTACGTCGTCTGCGGCGATCTCGATGGGATCGACGCGGGCGTCTACCACTTCGACCCGACTCGATTCGGGCTCGACGCCATCCGGACTGGCGACGTCCGGAACGCGCTCGCGACGGCGGTGGGCGACCCGTCGACCGGCTCGAGACCGGCCGAGCGCGTCTCGAACGCGCCGGTGACCGTGGTGACGACGTCACACTGGTGGCGCAACGCCTGGAAGTACGCCGATCGGACTTACCGACACGCCTTCTGGGATAGCGGGACCGTCCTGGCGAATCTGCTCGCCGCGGCCCACGGGTGTTCGCTCCCCGCAGACGTCGTCGCCGGATTCGCGGACGACCAAGTGGCTCGCCTGCTCGGCGTCGATCCGACCGAGGAAGGTCCCACCGCGGTCGTTCCGATCGGCGACGGTCGGTCCGCGCCCGCCTCGACGACCCTCGAGGCGATCGATCCGTCGATCGAATCGCCAACGAACGAGGCGGTGTCGGTCTCGGCTATCAGGGACGCGTGGACGGCCAGTTCGCTGACGGACGGATCCGACGCCGACGAGTGGCGGGACCGCGTTCGGGCGTTTCGTTCCGATCCGAGCCGTGGACGGAACGGAACGGGTTCCGAGCCAGTCGGTTCGAGGGACGGTCACGGCCCGCCGGCCGGGGACTCCCCGGCCCAGACGGCGAGCGGAGCGACGGACGAACTGGCGACCGGTGGGACGACCGAGCGGATCGATTTCGCGCCGGCCGATCCCGCGACAGCCGGCGCGCACCCGTTCCATTCGGTCGTCCTCCGCCGCGGTTCGTGTCGGGACTACGCCAATGACGGCCCGACGAAACGGCAGGTGGCCACCGTCCTCGATCGAGCGACGCGCGGCGTGCCGGGCGACTGGAACGGCGGAAACGCCGATCATCTGTCGTTCCTCGACGCGTACGTGCTCGCGACCGGTGTCGAGGGGCTTCCCGACGGCTCGTATCGGTACCGGCCGGCGACGGATCGGCTCGGTCGCCTCGGCGACGTCGATCGCGAGACGAAAGCGCACCTGGCGCTCGACCAGCCGTGGGCCGGCGACGCTCACGTGACCGTTTACTTGCTCGCCGATCTCGACGCAATCGTCGATTCGCTCGGAAATCGGGGCTACCGACTTGCCCACCTCGAAGCGGGACTCACGCTCGGTCGGTTGTACCTCGCGACGTACGCCCACCGCGACCTCGGCGGCCTGGGACTGACGTTTTTCGACGACCTCGTGACCGAACATTTCGAGCCGGCGGCGAGCGGACGGGCGCCGATGACCTCGTTCGCCTTCGGTCGCCGCTCCGATTGA
- a CDS encoding PKD domain-containing protein — MTDDNSNPDRRTVLRTAGSLAAAGAVGSTGALAQETGSTLDGSAAQEPISTLSISGGVAEGVVSDDQQTAYVAIDQGFVSVDITDPQNPTELARRTDTGMSEVLDVKTAGDRVIAVGPGNYGSPSGMGLYDTSDPANPELLEWYETSYTIHNSVMTEDIAFLINNSAAQIHLIDISNDNPSEITNWGLSGASILHDIWWQDDILWMAYWDDGTVMLDVSDPSNPSMIGKVRDGSDRYPNNDHYVILTEDASTVAIGKEQLGGNPLGIELWDVSDKTDTTHLADIEPPSVGSERTSHNLDIKNGHLYSSWYNAGVTVHDITDPASPEEVYHWRSDDSSFWTAKVGVPGEFFIGTDEGISGGNNRLFVFPDPADGGGDNQPPMADFDVSNQNPTVGESVEFDGSASSDPDGSITSYEWSFGDGSMGSGMTATHSYSSTGMFTAELTVTDDAGATDTTTQSLTVEEGGGDCGAESASGSADGFLAWWNTEEVSTYSTQTANPCGVTVELEGPGFANFDLYVTYDGRTPTRDDYDDRSAGSGANESVSGDLSGSTDVGILVAASEGWGDYSVSISEDGA; from the coding sequence ATGACGGACGATAACTCCAATCCGGACAGACGAACAGTACTGCGCACCGCCGGCAGCCTCGCTGCCGCTGGTGCGGTCGGATCGACGGGTGCCCTCGCCCAGGAAACGGGGTCGACGCTCGACGGGAGCGCGGCCCAGGAGCCGATCTCGACGCTCAGTATCTCGGGCGGCGTGGCGGAGGGCGTCGTCTCGGACGACCAGCAGACCGCCTACGTCGCGATCGACCAGGGTTTCGTCAGCGTCGATATCACCGACCCCCAGAACCCGACGGAGCTGGCCCGGCGGACCGACACCGGGATGAGCGAAGTGCTGGACGTCAAGACGGCCGGTGACCGCGTCATCGCCGTCGGTCCGGGTAACTACGGGAGCCCGAGCGGCATGGGTCTCTACGACACCTCCGACCCGGCGAATCCGGAACTCCTCGAGTGGTACGAGACGAGCTACACCATTCACAACTCGGTGATGACCGAGGACATCGCGTTCCTCATCAACAACAGTGCGGCCCAGATCCACCTCATCGACATCTCGAACGACAACCCCTCGGAGATCACGAACTGGGGGCTCTCCGGCGCGTCGATCCTCCACGACATCTGGTGGCAGGACGACATCCTCTGGATGGCCTACTGGGACGACGGGACCGTGATGCTCGACGTGTCGGACCCGTCGAACCCGAGCATGATCGGGAAGGTCCGCGACGGGAGCGATCGCTACCCCAACAACGACCACTACGTGATTCTGACCGAGGACGCCTCGACCGTCGCCATCGGCAAGGAGCAACTGGGCGGCAACCCGCTCGGCATCGAGCTCTGGGACGTCTCCGACAAGACCGATACGACCCACCTCGCGGACATCGAACCGCCGTCGGTCGGGAGCGAGCGAACCTCGCACAATCTCGACATCAAAAACGGCCACCTCTACTCCTCGTGGTACAACGCGGGCGTGACCGTCCACGACATCACCGACCCGGCCAGCCCCGAGGAAGTGTATCACTGGCGGAGCGACGATTCGTCCTTCTGGACGGCGAAGGTCGGCGTCCCCGGCGAGTTCTTCATCGGCACCGACGAAGGCATCTCGGGCGGCAACAACCGCCTGTTCGTCTTCCCCGACCCCGCGGACGGCGGCGGGGACAACCAGCCGCCGATGGCTGATTTCGACGTTTCGAACCAGAATCCCACGGTGGGCGAATCCGTCGAGTTCGACGGGAGCGCCTCCTCGGACCCCGACGGGTCGATCACGAGCTACGAGTGGAGCTTCGGCGACGGTTCGATGGGCAGCGGTATGACCGCGACCCACTCCTACTCCTCGACCGGGATGTTCACCGCCGAGCTGACGGTGACGGACGACGCAGGCGCCACCGACACCACGACCCAGTCGCTCACCGTCGAAGAGGGCGGCGGCGACTGCGGTGCGGAGTCGGCCTCCGGTTCGGCTGACGGCTTCCTCGCGTGGTGGAACACGGAGGAAGTCTCCACGTACTCGACCCAGACCGCCAACCCCTGCGGCGTGACGGTCGAACTGGAGGGCCCCGGCTTCGCGAACTTCGACCTCTACGTCACGTACGACGGGCGCACGCCCACGCGCGACGATTACGACGATCGGTCGGCGGGCTCGGGCGCTAACGAGTCCGTCTCCGGCGACCTCTCCGGCTCCACGGACGTCGGCATTTTGGTGGCGGCCAGCGAGGGCTGGGGCGACTACTCCGTCTCCATCAGCGAAGACGGCGCCTAA
- a CDS encoding LVIVD repeat-containing protein gives MASDDERPNRRRVLRSMGALGALGVASGGANLAGANGREATRFASETNVAGIDTESADPIARLDIGGGIAEGVVSDDLRTAYVAIDQGFVSVDITDPQNPTELARRTDTGMSEVLDVKTAGDRVIAVGPGNFGNPRGMGYYDVTDPANPQLIEWYETSYTIHNAYLTEDIAYLINNGAAQIHLIDVSDDDPTEITTYDGGGSPLHDIYVQDDVLYMAYWDYGTHLVDVSNPSSPSPIAKVRDGSDRYPNNDHYVIPNEDGTIVAIGKEEMTGSPLGIELWDITDPTDTAFLAEIEPPSAGSQRTSHNLDIVGDYMYSSFYDGGVRVHDISDPANPDEIYNWRGDGASFWTAKVGVPGEFFIGTDYGNDYLYTFPDPGDHGGGGGDCGAESASGSADGFLAWWNTEEVTTYSTQTANPCGVTVELEGPGFANFDLYVTYDGRTPTRDDYDDRSAGSGASESVSGDLSGSTDVGILVDGADGWGEYSVAIGEDGVK, from the coding sequence ATGGCATCCGATGACGAGAGACCGAACCGACGACGGGTTCTTCGATCGATGGGGGCGCTCGGTGCGCTGGGCGTGGCCAGTGGCGGTGCGAATCTGGCCGGTGCGAACGGGAGGGAGGCGACGAGATTCGCCTCGGAGACGAATGTCGCAGGGATCGATACCGAATCGGCCGATCCGATCGCGCGGCTCGACATCGGCGGCGGCATCGCCGAAGGGGTCGTCTCGGACGACCTGCGGACCGCCTACGTCGCGATCGACCAGGGTTTCGTCAGCGTCGATATCACCGACCCCCAGAACCCGACGGAGCTGGCCAGGCGGACCGACACCGGGATGAGCGAAGTGCTGGACGTCAAGACGGCCGGTGACCGCGTCATCGCGGTCGGTCCCGGGAACTTCGGCAATCCGAGGGGGATGGGCTACTACGATGTCACGGATCCGGCGAACCCCCAGCTCATCGAGTGGTACGAGACGAGTTATACGATTCACAACGCCTACCTCACCGAGGACATCGCGTATCTCATCAACAACGGCGCAGCGCAGATTCACCTGATCGACGTCTCCGACGACGATCCGACGGAGATCACGACCTACGACGGCGGTGGCAGCCCCCTGCACGACATCTACGTGCAGGACGACGTCCTCTACATGGCCTACTGGGATTACGGAACCCACCTGGTCGACGTCTCGAACCCCTCGAGCCCGAGCCCGATCGCCAAGGTCCGGGACGGGAGCGATCGGTACCCCAACAACGACCACTACGTGATCCCCAACGAGGACGGGACCATCGTCGCGATCGGCAAGGAGGAGATGACCGGGTCGCCCCTCGGCATCGAACTCTGGGATATCACGGACCCGACCGACACCGCCTTCCTCGCCGAAATCGAACCGCCGTCGGCCGGGAGTCAGCGGACGTCGCACAACCTCGACATCGTCGGCGACTACATGTACTCCTCGTTCTACGACGGCGGCGTCCGCGTCCACGACATAAGCGATCCGGCGAATCCGGACGAAATCTACAACTGGCGCGGCGACGGAGCGTCTTTCTGGACCGCGAAGGTCGGCGTCCCCGGCGAGTTCTTCATCGGCACCGACTACGGCAACGATTATCTCTACACCTTCCCCGACCCGGGCGATCACGGCGGCGGTGGTGGCGACTGCGGTGCGGAGTCGGCCTCCGGTTCGGCGGACGGCTTCCTCGCGTGGTGGAACACCGAGGAGGTAACCACGTACTCGACCCAGACCGCCAACCCCTGCGGCGTGACGGTCGAACTGGAGGGCCCCGGCTTCGCGAACTTCGACCTCTACGTCACGTACGACGGGCGCACGCCCACGCGCGACGATTACGACGATCGATCGGCGGGCTCGGGCGCTAGCGAGTCCGTCTCCGGCGACCTCTCCGGCTCCACGGACGTCGGCATCCTCGTCGATGGCGCCGACGGCTGGGGCGAGTACTCGGTGGCGATCGGGGAAGACGGCGTCAAGTAA
- a CDS encoding PKD domain-containing protein: MSDSDSPIERRSVLRSIGAATTLGALGAGPTASARTSDSAALTEPLGTVQIEGTTNEAVTGDDGTVAYVSRDTGFATVDISDPSNPTVLANLGDTGISGILDAKVDGDRLFLAGRRDIGLYDISDPANPTQLDAFNNGFGIHNCFLDDGIAFAINDPEAEIVMYDVSNDEFEEIGRYKPSDLGDNPLLHDLWVQDDVMYMAYWNDGTPMVDISDPADPELIGKVRDGSDKFPNNDHYVQVNEDASIIIIGKEAFGDGLGVEIWDISDPTDTSFFAEIDPPSEGGTRTSHNCDIVGDYLYSSWYGGGVRVHDISDPANPEEIYWWRQNNVSFWTAKVGVVGESFIANDYANTELYVFPDPREDGGDNEAPSAAFDASPTDPSVGETVSVDAGASSDPDGSITSYEWDFGDGETATGETATHAYESTGEYTVALTVTDDDGATDSASELITVVDDGGECGAESESTTESGFLAWWNGDAVHTYATKTSDPCGVTVELEGPGFANFDLYVTYDGRTPTREDYDDRSAGAGSSESITGDLSGATDVGILVDGVDGWGEYSVTIGEDGR; encoded by the coding sequence ATGTCCGACTCAGACTCACCTATCGAGCGACGATCGGTGTTGCGATCGATCGGCGCGGCGACCACGCTCGGCGCGCTCGGCGCCGGGCCAACGGCGTCTGCCCGTACGAGCGACTCGGCCGCGCTCACCGAGCCGCTCGGGACGGTCCAGATAGAAGGAACGACGAACGAGGCCGTCACGGGCGACGACGGCACGGTGGCGTACGTCTCCCGAGACACCGGATTCGCCACGGTCGACATCTCGGATCCGTCGAACCCGACCGTGCTGGCCAATCTCGGCGACACCGGGATCAGCGGGATCCTCGACGCGAAGGTCGACGGCGATCGACTGTTCCTCGCGGGCCGCCGCGACATCGGACTGTACGACATCTCCGACCCGGCGAACCCGACGCAACTGGACGCGTTCAACAACGGGTTCGGGATCCACAACTGCTTTCTCGACGATGGAATCGCGTTCGCCATCAACGATCCCGAGGCGGAGATCGTCATGTACGACGTGTCGAACGACGAGTTCGAGGAGATCGGCCGGTACAAACCGAGCGACCTGGGCGACAATCCCCTCCTGCACGATCTCTGGGTGCAGGACGACGTCATGTACATGGCGTACTGGAACGACGGGACGCCGATGGTCGACATCTCCGATCCCGCCGACCCCGAACTGATCGGGAAGGTCCGCGACGGCAGCGACAAGTTCCCGAACAACGACCACTACGTGCAGGTCAACGAGGACGCCTCGATCATCATCATCGGCAAGGAGGCCTTCGGTGACGGCCTCGGCGTCGAGATCTGGGACATCTCCGATCCCACCGACACCAGCTTCTTCGCGGAGATCGATCCGCCGTCCGAAGGTGGGACTCGAACCTCGCACAACTGCGACATCGTCGGCGACTACCTCTACTCGTCGTGGTACGGCGGTGGCGTTCGCGTTCACGATATCAGCGATCCCGCGAATCCGGAGGAGATCTACTGGTGGCGCCAGAACAACGTCAGCTTCTGGACGGCCAAGGTTGGCGTCGTCGGCGAGTCGTTCATCGCGAACGATTACGCCAACACTGAACTGTACGTGTTCCCCGATCCGCGCGAAGACGGAGGGGACAACGAGGCACCGTCGGCTGCGTTCGACGCGTCGCCGACGGATCCGTCGGTGGGCGAGACCGTCTCCGTCGACGCGGGCGCGTCGAGCGATCCAGACGGATCGATCACGAGCTACGAGTGGGACTTCGGCGACGGCGAGACGGCGACCGGCGAGACGGCTACTCACGCCTACGAGTCGACCGGCGAGTACACGGTCGCGCTGACGGTCACCGACGACGACGGTGCGACGGACTCGGCGTCGGAGTTGATCACGGTCGTTGACGATGGCGGCGAGTGCGGCGCCGAGTCCGAATCCACCACGGAGAGCGGATTTCTCGCCTGGTGGAACGGCGATGCGGTCCACACGTACGCCACCAAGACGTCCGATCCGTGCGGGGTGACGGTCGAACTGGAAGGCCCCGGCTTCGCGAACTTCGACCTCTACGTCACCTACGACGGACGCACACCGACGCGGGAGGATTACGACGACCGATCGGCGGGCGCTGGCTCCAGCGAATCCATCACCGGCGACCTGAGCGGTGCGACCGACGTCGGCATTCTCGTCGACGGTGTCGACGGCTGGGGCGAGTACTCGGTGACGATCGGCGAAGACGGCCGGTAA
- a CDS encoding PKD domain-containing protein has translation MAPNTFTPDRRTVLSSLAASVVGGTVGTGTVSARAEFEPLASIDMEGGVAEGVVSEDGQTAYVSLYEGVAIVDVSDPENPTEIARRTDSGLQDVWDVKVEGDRLIVVGPSGVAGDVNGMALYDVSDPSNPEELAFYETEYPIHNAYLTEDIAYIINSADATINLIDVSDDDPTKLTEWSLSEDASILHDVWVQDDVAYLSYWDDGTVMLDVSSPSDPSMIGKVRDGSDKYPNNDHYTTLNEAGTILAIGKEEMVEEPLGVELWDVSDKTDTEFLAEIQPPESGSNRTSHNLDIVGDYLYTSWYYGGVRVHDISDPSDPQEVASFQSIVASFWTAKVAVPGEFFISTNSSVQGGDGGFYTFPDPADDGGGGNRPPTASVDASPTNPSVGETVSVDASASSDPDGSIDGYEWEFGDGETATGETATHAYESTGEYTVEVTVTDDDGATDSASELITVGDEGGECGAETETTTESGFLAWWNGDAVHTYATKTSDPCGVTVELEGPGFANFDLYVTYDGRTPTRDDYDDRSAGSGASESVSSDLDGATDVGILVDGADGWGEYSVTIGERGR, from the coding sequence ATGGCTCCGAATACATTCACACCAGATCGCCGGACGGTACTTTCGTCGCTCGCTGCATCGGTCGTCGGCGGGACCGTCGGTACGGGCACGGTCAGTGCACGGGCGGAGTTCGAACCGCTCGCCTCGATCGATATGGAAGGCGGTGTCGCCGAGGGCGTCGTGAGCGAGGACGGACAGACCGCCTATGTGTCGCTGTACGAGGGCGTCGCGATCGTCGACGTGTCCGACCCGGAGAATCCGACGGAGATCGCCAGACGGACGGATTCGGGACTGCAAGACGTGTGGGACGTCAAGGTCGAGGGCGATCGACTGATCGTCGTCGGCCCATCGGGTGTCGCGGGGGACGTCAACGGGATGGCCCTCTACGACGTGTCGGACCCGTCGAACCCCGAGGAACTCGCCTTTTACGAGACGGAGTACCCGATTCACAACGCGTACCTGACCGAGGATATCGCGTACATTATCAACAGTGCGGACGCGACGATCAACCTGATCGACGTTTCCGACGACGATCCGACGAAGCTCACCGAGTGGAGCCTGTCCGAAGACGCCAGCATCCTCCACGACGTCTGGGTGCAAGACGACGTCGCCTACCTCAGTTACTGGGACGACGGCACGGTGATGCTCGACGTCTCGAGTCCGTCGGATCCGTCGATGATCGGAAAGGTTCGGGACGGCAGTGACAAGTATCCGAATAACGACCACTACACAACGCTCAACGAGGCGGGGACCATCCTCGCCATCGGCAAAGAGGAGATGGTCGAAGAGCCGCTCGGGGTCGAACTCTGGGACGTTTCGGACAAGACGGATACGGAGTTCCTCGCGGAGATCCAGCCGCCGGAGTCGGGCAGCAACCGAACGTCGCACAATCTGGACATCGTCGGCGACTACCTCTACACCTCGTGGTACTACGGTGGCGTTCGCGTCCACGATATTTCGGATCCGTCGGACCCACAGGAGGTCGCGAGCTTCCAATCGATCGTCGCGTCGTTCTGGACCGCCAAGGTTGCCGTTCCCGGTGAATTCTTCATCTCCACGAACTCGTCCGTACAGGGTGGCGACGGCGGGTTCTATACGTTCCCCGACCCGGCAGACGATGGCGGTGGCGGCAACCGACCGCCGACCGCTAGCGTCGACGCGTCGCCGACGAATCCGTCGGTGGGCGAGACCGTCTCCGTCGACGCGAGCGCGTCGAGCGATCCGGACGGCTCCATCGACGGCTACGAGTGGGAATTCGGCGACGGCGAGACGGCGACCGGCGAGACGGCTACTCACGCCTACGAGTCGACCGGCGAGTACACGGTGGAGGTGACGGTCACCGACGACGACGGTGCGACGGACTCGGCGTCGGAGTTGATCACGGTCGGCGACGAGGGCGGCGAGTGCGGCGCCGAGACGGAGACGACGACCGAATCCGGATTCCTCGCCTGGTGGAACGGCGATGCGGTCCACACGTACGCCACCAAGACGTCCGATCCGTGCGGGGTGACGGTCGAACTGGAGGGCCCCGGCTTCGCGAACTTCGACCTCTACGTCACGTACGACGGGCGCACGCCTACGCGCGACGATTACGACGATCGGTCGGCGGGCTCGGGCGCTAGCGAGTCAGTTTCGAGCGATCTCGACGGTGCGACCGACGTCGGCATTCTCGTCGATGGCGCCGACGGCTGGGGCGAGTACTCGGTGACGATCGGCGAACGAGGACGATAA